In Chelmon rostratus isolate fCheRos1 chromosome 9, fCheRos1.pri, whole genome shotgun sequence, the following proteins share a genomic window:
- the ttc9c gene encoding tetratricopeptide repeat protein 9C encodes MEAGGGEESLDEQGAAAAAEPSFSGHRQTSAKQVWASLEEAAQMKTEGNAFYREKNIRSAIGRYHRALLVLRGLDSDVMTSVKGFGPESPALTPEQEAALRSTQVDCYNNLAACLLQKQSVDYARVREYSLRVLQWRPGDVKALYRAGVATLEMGDAQTAKQYLTQACSEQPNDANVRKHLQRAEEKLNRELQKERAMYQGMFSSSLRSSSREGINQTNRAGEGV; translated from the exons ATGGaggctggaggtggagaggagagtcTGGACGAGCAGGGGGCTGCGGCAGCAGCAGAACCAAGCTTTTCTGGACACCGACAGACTTCTGCAAAGCAGGTTTGGGCTTCGCTGGAGGAAGCAgcccaaatgaaaacagaaggaaacGCTTTCTACAGAGAGAAGAACATTCGCTCTGCCATCGGGCGTTATCACCGTGCTCTGCTGGTCCTCAGAGGCCTTGACTCAGATGTGATGACATCAGTGAAAGGATTTGGACCTGAGTCACCTGCCCTCACTCCTGAACAGGAGGCTGCACTGAGAAGCACACAAGTGGACTGCTACAACAACTTAGCTG CCTGTTTGCTGCAAAAACAGAGTGTTGACTATGCGCGTGTGCGGGAGTACAGCCTGAGGGTACTGCAGTGGCGACCAGGTGATGTGAAAGCACTGTACAGGGCAGGAGTAGCCACTCTGGAAATGGGAGATGCACAGACTGCCAAACAGTATCTCACCCAGGCCTGCAGTGAGCAGCCGAATG atGCCAATGTAAGGAAGCACCTGCAGAGGGCTGAGGAGAAACTGAATCGGGAGTTGCAAAAAGAGAGGGCCATGTACCAAGGCATGTTTTCCTCCAGCCTGAGGAGCAGCTCCAGAGAAGGGATTAACCAAACCAACAGAGCTGGTGAGGGAGTTTAG
- the si:ch211-168f7.5 gene encoding ataxin-2 homolog, whose product MAGRRGCVNSLWSGTERVRIGERLKATLAGVLELEVLRCKHLEMVDAALEDRVSAAPSAGEPRAAEEGSGTQESGASDGEHGSATSRRQQAPSPSDIVVLPCQSSPEDCSSNSGDGTVHSSSGRGSNSRWSTLSWDAPSDLLSPPTPDPSGTIHLDSDSRPSSGFYSVSGSSLSDSCYSVSSDAAQGGPVLPARPLKLWEQVPPSADNTDIVWSEGAVQVQQQQQQQQQQQQQQQQQQQQPALQNRPEDGKPTEGMPVSVQSDLEATGLSFLSELCSGLGESLISTVLPLLDPTFSSSAPSLHPKPQLDPRYCTDLVSRRTKEVYPYPSPLHAVALQSPLFTSQGQEQSASPSPEGPQLDEQQESSTDPIQPLQSQQPPALASFTHLEQYISRLARQYHSRVTSSTSDLTSAATHVPVTHRGLCTPGKSHGSTQSLSAFESRSALSITPCKSLLGNSARVSLSTTGKKATRNSINLGNLPSATGEDLNINLHLNLNLNLTPGLNSSRGLDDNPKNGSCGALRSDFAASSTASATSLSSATPTPALRTRPRISTCPSSLSHRSSLEVTSGSGSSPGFGSSAFCRSLDWSSSAPPETGPSVFGTNSGSAPGSQRSSLIQESSSSPMLCEDSPMVEEISRLSGLSRAVVVGLMEQGVELDIDCFQTDTAGEVKGHSKTHLTAQTDQSHDYTRLTDLNPQRPIQLSLSVTHSPQSQSSLTPPLSHSSSPIHPYQSIHIPSPHYSSHCHYQHIPPSSDLPSSTASSPASRPTPRGRSPPRPLQPSPLGATPLSVFRRDAPFQCSLPRTNTRSSPLEHGGIQPRGGSLRQSGGGSGGSGGWKRVEGEGLYRGKHASHKLIRAATVSSYAKREDYSSVWGEDQDRSAAQPPRKASNKLWRGFEGRFRGKESESEREEMDRAEYGYGWRRNSIGSWRREHRKLKASSSSNDRRPKVENSPIFSKKRGKEEGERRSSSLRLSRRALFRSESQGLLVPRNHSDEPTKRAHWVSSLDVGQGGVYISKEEGVRLLRAKEEDKRLSSTASLFNLSRSQSLEGSCHSLSPLSSPSFSPSPPPRLPLQRSRSLRDLGRRVFGSMRSLSLKRKPSKK is encoded by the exons ATGGCCGGCCGCCGAGGCTGCGTGAACTCGCTGTGGTCGGGCACCGAGCGCGTCCGCATCGGAGAGCGTCTCAAAGCGACGCTGGCCGGggtgctggagctggaggtgcTCAGGTGCAAGCACCTGGAGATGGTGGACGCCGCTCTGGAGGACCGAGTGTCGGCTGCGCCCAGCGCCGGGGAGCCGCGGGCGGCGGAGGAGGGGAGCGGAACCCAGGAGAGCGGCGCCTCGGATGGCGAACATGGCTCTGCGACATCCCGCAGGCAACAG GCTCCGTCTCCTTCGGATATAGTGGTGTTGCCCTGTCAGAGCAGCCCAGAGGACTGTAGCAGTAATTCAGGGGATGGGACGGTCCACTCCTCATCTGGTAGGGGGAGTAACTCACGCTGGTCTACTCTGTCCTGGGACGCCCCCTCTGATCTGCTCTCTCCCCCAACACCGGACCCCAGTGGTACAATCCATCTGGACAGTGACTCCAGACCTAGttcag GTTTCTATTCAGTGAGTGGGAGCTCTCTCTCGGACTCTTGCTACTCTGTGTCCAGTGATGCTGCTCAGGGAGGACCAGTGCTACCAGCCAGACCCCTGAAGCTGTGGGAGCAGGTTCCTCCATCTGCTGACAACACTGACATCGTGTGGTCAGAAGGTGCAgtgcaggtgcagcagcagcagcagcagcagcagcagcagcagcagcagcagcagcagcagcagcagcagcctgcattGCAGAACAGACCGGAAGATGGTAAACCAACAGAAGGGATGCCAGTTTCAG TCCAAAGTGACCTTGAAGCGACTGGTCTGAGCTTTCTGTCTGAACTCTGCTCAGGACTCGGTGAGTCCCTGATTTCCACCGTGCTCCCACTTCTCGACCCCACCTTCTCTTCCTccgccccctccctccatccaaaACCCCAGCTGGACCCTCGCTACTGCACAGACCTGGTGTCCCGTCGGACCAAAGAGGTGTACCCCTATCCCAGCCCGCTGCATGCCGTCGCCCTGCAGAGCCCCCTCTTCACCTCCCAGGGCCAGGAGCAATCAGCCTCTCCAAGCCCTGAAGGACCCCAACTAGATGAACAGCAAGAGTCCAGCACTGATCCAATTCAGCCTCTCCAGTCTCAGCAGCCCCCCGCCTTGGCCTCCTTCACCCATCTGGAGCAGTACATCTCTCGACTGGCTCGCCAGTACCACAGCCGGGtaacctcctccacctctgatcTCACTTCAGCTGCCACACATGTTCCAGTCACGCACAGAGGCCTTTGTACTCCTGGCAAAAGTCATGGTTCAACCCAGTCCCTTTCTGCCTTTGAGAGCCGCAGTGCACTCAGCATCACTCCCTGCAAGTCGCTGCTGGGAAACTCTGCCAGAGTCAGCCTCAGCACTACCGGGAAAAAAGCCACAAGGAATTCAATCAACTTGGGTAACCTTCCTTCTGCAACTGGAGAGGACTTGAACATAAATCTGCATCTGAACCTCAACTTGAACCTGACTCCTGGTTTAAACTCTAGCCGGGGGCTAGATGACAATCCCAAAAATGGCAGTTGTGGAGCTTTGAGGAGCGACTTTGCTGCATCTTCTACAGCCTCTGCAACATCACTCTCCTCTGCTACACCCACCCCAGCACTTAGGACTCGCCCTCGCATTTCAACATGTCCAAGCAGCCTGAGCCACCGCAGTTCCCTGGAGGTCACCTCAGGGTCTGGATCCAGTCCTGGATTTGGGTCATCTGCCTTCTGTCGCTCATTAGACTGGAGCAGCAGTGCTCCTCCTGAGACAGGACCATCGGTGTTTGGTACAAATTCTGGATCAGCTCCTGGGTCTCAGCGCAGCAGCTTGATCCAAGAGTCCAGCTCCAGTCCCATGCTATGCGAAGACTCCCCCATGGTGGAAGAGATCTCCCGCCTCTCTGGCCTCTCTAGGGCTGTTGTGGTTGGACTAATGGAACAAGGTGTGGAGTTGGATATTGACTGCTTCCAAACTGACACTGCGGGCGAGGTGAAGGGTCACAGTAAAACTCACCTGACAGCCCAGACTGATCAGTCACACGACTATACCAGACTGACAGACCTGAATCCGCAGAGACCGATACAGCTGTCCCTCAGTGTCACCCATTCTCCTCAGTCTCAGTCCAGCCTCACCCCTCCTCTTTCACACTCCAGCAGTCCCATACACCCTTATCAGTCCATCCATATTCCCTCTCCCCACTACTCCTCACACTGCCACTACCAGCATATCCCTCCCTCATCCGACCTTCCCTCTTCCACAGCTTCCTCCCCGGCCTCCCGCCCCACCCCCCGGGGCCGCTCCCCTCCCCGGCCTCTCCAGCCATCCCCTCTGGGTGCCACCCCGCTCTCTGTTTTCCGACGGGATGCGCCCTTCCAGTGCTCCCTGCCTCGCACCAATACAAGGAGCTCTCCTTTGGAGCATGGCGGCATCCAACCAAGGGGTGGATCTCTTCGGCAGAGTGGGGGAGGAAGTGGGGGTAGCGGCGGCTGGaagagggtggagggggaggggctTTATAGAGGAAAGCATGCCTCACACAAGTTGATCAGGGCAGCCACAGTAAGCAGCTATGCCAAGAGAGAGGACTATAGCTCCGTTTGGGGTGAGGACCAGGACCGATCAGCAGCCCAGCCACCCAGGAAGGCCTCCAACAAACTCTGGAGGGGCTTTGAGGGACGTTTCAGAGGCAAAGAGTCCGAAAGCGAAAGGGAGGAGATGGACAGAGCTGAATATGGCTACGGTTGGAGGAGGAACAGCATCggaagctggaggagggagCATCGAAAGTTGAAGGCTTCATCTAGCAGCAACGACAGGAGGCCAAAAGTGGAGAACTCCCCCATCTTCTCAAAGAAAAGAGGCAAGGAAGAAGGGGAGAGACGCAGCTCCAGTCTTAGGCTTTCCAGGAGAGCCTTGTTCAGGAGTGAGTCCCAAGGCCTGCTGGTGCCTCGTAACCACAGCGACGAGCCCACGAAGCGGGCACACTGGGTCTCCTCATTAGACGTGGGGCAAGGTGGCGTGTACATCAGCAAAGAAGAAGGGGTCAGACTTCTGAGGGCAAAGGAGGAAGACAAACGCCTGTCCTCCACCGCTAGCCTCTTTAACCTCTCTCGTTCTCAGAGCCTGGAGGGCAGCTGCCattccctctcccctctctcgtccccttccttttctccatctcctcctccccggTTGCCCCTCCAGCGCTCTCGATCACTGAGGGACTTGGGGAGGAGAGTGTTTGGCTCCATGAGGTCCCTGAGTCTCAAACGGAAGCCATCCAAGAAATGA
- the map1lc3cl gene encoding microtubule-associated proteins 1A/1B light chain 3C — protein sequence MAPFEKSMEMMPFKQRKCLETRKDEVFSIRSKFPNKLPVIVERYVREKTLPLLDKTKFLVPFELTLGQFMCLLRNKIALDSTQALFLLVAEKSMSCMSSSMGEVYSRYSDTDGFLYITYASQEMFGAPQPWARPPC from the exons atggctcCTTTTGAGAAATCCATGGAGATGATGCCCTTCAAGCAGAGGAAATGCCTCG aaacaagaaaagatgAAGTGTTCAGCATTCGGTCGAAATTCCCCAACAAACTGCCT gtgattGTTGAACGTTACGTCCGTGAAAAGACCCTCCCCCTGTTGGACAAAACTAAGTTCCTGGTTCCCTTCGAGCTCACCTTGGGTCAGTTCATGTGCCTGCTCAG GAATAAGATTGCCTTGGACTCCACTCAGGCTCTGTTCCTCCTGGTGGCAGAGAAGAGCATGTCCTGCATGTCTTCCAGCATGGGGGAGGTTTACTCCCGCTACAGCGACACTGACGGCTTCCTCTACATCACCTACGCCTCGCAGGAGATGTTCGGAGCGCCTCAACCATGGGCCAGGCCGCCCTGCTGA
- the ehd1a gene encoding EH domain-containing protein 1a, producing MFRKNLKKDPELFQNVSEGLRRLYRTKLFPLEDTYRFHDFHSPALEDADFDNKPMVLLVGQYSTGKTTFIRHLMEQDFPGMRIGPEPTTDSFIAVMHGEQDGVIPGNALVVDPKKPFRKLNAFGNAFLNRFMCAQMPNPVLESISIIDTPGILSGEKQRISRGYDFAAVLEWFAERVDRIILLFDAHKLDISDEFSEVIRALKNHEDKMRVVLNKADQISTQQLMRVYGALMWSLGKIINTPEVVRVYIGSFWAQPLLVPDNRKLFEAEEQDLFLDIQSLPRNAALRKLNDLIKRARLAKVQAYIISSLKKEMPSVFGKDSKKKELIANLGEIYHKIEKEHQISPGDFPNLAKMQELLNGQDFSKFAALKPKLLESVEDMLANDIARLMAMVRQEEAAMPSQSVKGGAFEGTMSGPFGHGYGEGASEGIDELEWVVGRDKPTYDEIFYTLSPINGKVSGAAAKKEMLKSKLPNTVLGKIWKLADVDKDGLLDDEEFALANHLIKVKLEGHELPPTLPGHLVPPSKRGTVLEE from the exons ATGTTCAGAAAAAACTTGAAGAAGGACCCCGAGCTGTTTCAGAACGTGTCGGAGGGGCTGCGACGGCTTTACCGGACCAAACTGTTCCCGCTGGAGGACACGTATCGATTCCACGACTTCCACTCTCCTGCACTCGAAGATGCCGACTTCGACAATAAGCCCATGGTCCTTCTGGTGGGTCAGTACTCCACCGGGAAGACTACCTTCATCCGGCACCTCATGGAGCAGGACTTCCCCGGTATGCGGATTGGCCCCGAGCCGACCACAGACTCTTTCATCGCGGTAATGCACGGTGAACAGGATGGGGTGATACCGGGTAATGCTCTGGTTGTCGACCCCAAGAAGCCCTTCCGCAAACTCAACGCCTTTGGCAACGCTTTCCTCAACAG GTTCATGTGTGCCCAGATGCCTAACCCCGTCCTGGAGAGCATCAGTATCATCGATACTCCTGGAATCCTGTCTGGGGAGAAACAGAGGATAAGCAGAG GTTACGATTTCGCTGCGGTGCTAGAGTGGTTTGCAGAGCGCGTGGACcgcatcatcctcctcttcgACGCCCACAAGCTGGACATCTCGGACGAGTTCTCCGAGGTGATCCGAGCTCTGAAGAACCACGAGGACAAAATGCGCGTGGTGCTGAACAAAGCGGACCAAATCAGCACTCAACAGCTGATGAGAGTCTACGGAGCGCTGATGTGGTCTTTGGGAAAAATCATCAACACGCCAGAg GTGGTGCGTGTATACATCGGATCATTCTGGGCCCAGCCCCTGTTGGTCCCAGACAACAGGAAGTTGtttgaggcagaggagcaggacCTGTTCCTAGACATCCAGTCGTTGCCGCGTAATGCAGCACTACGCAAACTCAATGACCTCATCAAACGAGCACGCCTCGCCAAG GTGCAAGCCTACATTATCAGCTCTCTGAAAAAGGAAATGCCGAGTGTGTTCGGAAAGGACTCCAAGAAGAAGGAGCTGATAGCCAACCTGGGAGAGATCTACCATAAGATCGAAAAGGAGCACCAAATCTCACCTGGAGACTTCCCCAACCTCGCCAAGATGCAG GAGCTGCTGAATGGCCAAGACTTCTCTAAGTTTGCAGCGCTGAAGCCCAAGCTGCTGGAGTCGGTGGAGGACATGCTCGCCAACGACATTGCCCGTCTCATGGCCATGGTGCGCCAGGAAGAGGCCGCAATGCCCAGCCAGTCTGTCAAGGGTGGAGCCTTTGAGGGAACCATGAGCGGTCCGTTTGGTCACGGCTATGGAGAGGGCGCCAGCGAAGGCATCGACGAGCTGGAGTGGGTGGTGGGTCGCGACAAGCCTACATATGATGAGATCTTCTACACCCTCTCTCCCATCAACGGCAAAGTGTCCGGCGCCGCAGCCAAGAAGGAGATGCTGAAGTCCAAGCTGCCCAACACGGTCCTGGGAAAGATCTGGAAGCTAGCAGACGTGGATAAAGATGGCCTCCTCGATGACGAGGAGTTCGCCCTGGCCAACCACCTCATCAAGGTGAAGCTGGAGGGCCACGAGCTGCCGCCCACGCTGCCCGGTCACCTGGTGCCCCCGTCCAAACGCGGGACAGTCCTGGAGGAATAG